From Cystobacter fuscus DSM 2262, one genomic window encodes:
- a CDS encoding dipeptide epimerase, whose protein sequence is MNPTVITELRFEPLNLPLTEPFAIATGAPERADNVLVRLTLADGTVGLGEAAPFTAVSGETQASTIEAMASVRDALVGRDASAWRPIGAWLGEALPQAPSARCGIELALLDALGRHHRMPLATLFGGAGSTLDIDMTVTAGDEAHAAASARAILARGIRTLKVKVGALSPEEDVRRMVIIRREAPGTRLFADANGGYTVAGARTFLSGLEAAGVPLALFEQPVPRDDWEGLAELTRSSRVPICADESARTVADVVRLGREGGAHGVNLKLMKSGVVESLAMWNVARAFGMELMMGGMLESTLAMSSAVHFAAGLGGFDYADLDTHLFIREHSFRGGLRIEGGRVDVGHVQAGHGVELE, encoded by the coding sequence ATGAACCCGACCGTCATCACCGAACTGCGCTTCGAACCCCTCAACCTCCCGCTCACCGAGCCCTTCGCCATCGCCACGGGGGCCCCGGAACGGGCGGACAACGTGCTGGTGCGGCTCACCCTCGCGGACGGCACGGTGGGGCTGGGCGAGGCGGCGCCCTTCACGGCCGTCTCGGGTGAGACGCAGGCGAGCACGATCGAGGCCATGGCTTCCGTGCGCGACGCCCTCGTGGGCCGGGACGCGAGCGCCTGGAGGCCCATCGGCGCGTGGCTCGGGGAGGCGCTGCCCCAGGCTCCGTCGGCGCGTTGTGGCATCGAGCTGGCGCTGCTGGACGCGCTGGGTCGCCACCACCGCATGCCCCTGGCCACCCTGTTCGGAGGCGCGGGCAGCACGCTGGACATCGACATGACGGTGACGGCGGGAGACGAGGCGCACGCGGCCGCGTCGGCGCGGGCCATCCTCGCGCGGGGCATCCGTACCCTCAAGGTGAAGGTGGGCGCGCTGTCTCCCGAGGAGGACGTGCGGCGCATGGTCATCATCCGCCGGGAGGCGCCCGGGACCCGGCTGTTCGCGGATGCGAACGGGGGCTACACGGTGGCGGGGGCGCGGACCTTCCTGTCCGGCCTGGAGGCGGCGGGCGTTCCGCTGGCGCTCTTCGAGCAGCCCGTGCCGCGCGACGACTGGGAGGGACTGGCCGAGCTGACGCGCTCCTCGCGGGTGCCCATCTGCGCGGACGAGTCGGCGCGCACGGTGGCGGACGTGGTGCGCCTGGGCCGCGAGGGTGGCGCGCACGGGGTGAACCTCAAGCTGATGAAGAGCGGGGTGGTGGAGTCGCTGGCCATGTGGAACGTGGCGCGCGCCTTCGGCATGGAGTTGATGATGGGCGGCATGCTGGAGAGCACCCTGGCGATGAGCAGCGCGGTGCACTTCGCCGCGGGCCTGGGCGGTTTCGATTACGCGGACCTGGACACCCACCTCTTCATTCGCGAGCATTCCTTCCGCGGGGGGTTGCGGATCGAGGGGGGACGGGTGGACGTCGGTCACGTCCAGGCCGGCCATGGTGTCGAGCTGGAGTGA
- a CDS encoding FAD-dependent monooxygenase, with protein sequence MLDALVVGAGPTGLTMASELARHGLSCRVVEQLTAPSPLSRALAVQARTLEIFEDLGIVEQALALGREALGFNVLGKGGVRARVSLRGFTWLETRYPFILMLPQDATEALLTEHLGSFGSKVERGVALEGFEQGADGVVATLKHEDGRTERVSARWLLGCDGARSRVRKGLGLPFEGSTYEDSCVLADVRVEWSLGEGELCIIPSAHGVVGAFPMPGEQRYRLFFIRPHEDAADAADDMASLTLEEIQALVDEMVPVPARVSEPRWMSRYRLHSRGVERYRQGRVFLAGDAAHIHSPVGGQGMNTGIQDAYNLAWKLALVTRGRAPESLLDTYELERHPVGRHLLRGTDRAFSLMARGGLGARLFRAHVVPRVATRLFGSAAAQRRVSRFVSQLTIRYRESPLSTESLWGEDVGGVSRRRGPAPGERVPEMPIRGEGVERLHQVLRGPEHTLLLFTGLKFEASRRGELVALAGRLEQRYEPWLKARVVVAGEGSPAARVLADEDGAVHRRFGAGAEGFYLVRPDGYVGHREWPLETTRLEAELARRLGR encoded by the coding sequence ATGCTGGACGCACTGGTGGTGGGCGCTGGGCCGACGGGCCTGACGATGGCATCGGAGCTGGCGCGGCATGGGCTGAGCTGCCGCGTGGTGGAGCAGCTCACGGCCCCCTCGCCGCTCTCGCGCGCGCTGGCGGTGCAGGCCCGCACGCTGGAGATCTTCGAGGACCTGGGCATCGTGGAGCAGGCCCTCGCCCTCGGGCGTGAGGCCCTGGGCTTCAACGTATTGGGGAAGGGTGGGGTGCGCGCGCGCGTCTCGTTGCGGGGCTTCACCTGGCTGGAGACGCGCTACCCCTTCATCCTCATGCTCCCGCAGGACGCCACCGAGGCGCTGCTCACCGAGCACCTGGGCTCATTTGGCTCGAAGGTGGAGCGGGGCGTGGCGCTGGAGGGCTTCGAGCAGGGAGCGGACGGGGTCGTGGCCACCTTGAAGCACGAGGATGGCCGGACGGAGCGGGTGTCCGCGCGGTGGCTGCTGGGCTGTGACGGCGCGCGCAGCCGGGTACGCAAGGGATTGGGCCTGCCCTTCGAGGGCTCGACGTACGAGGACTCGTGCGTGCTGGCGGACGTGCGCGTCGAGTGGTCCCTGGGAGAGGGCGAGCTGTGCATCATTCCGTCCGCGCACGGCGTGGTGGGGGCCTTCCCCATGCCGGGCGAGCAGCGCTACCGGCTGTTCTTCATCCGGCCGCACGAGGACGCCGCCGACGCCGCCGACGACATGGCGTCCCTCACGCTGGAGGAGATCCAGGCGCTGGTGGATGAGATGGTGCCCGTGCCCGCGCGCGTGAGCGAGCCGCGGTGGATGTCGCGCTACCGGCTGCACAGCCGGGGCGTGGAGCGCTACCGCCAGGGCCGGGTGTTCCTCGCCGGCGACGCCGCGCACATCCACAGCCCCGTGGGCGGCCAGGGGATGAACACGGGCATCCAGGATGCCTACAACCTCGCCTGGAAGCTGGCGCTCGTTACCCGGGGCCGTGCGCCGGAGTCCCTGCTCGACACGTACGAGCTGGAGCGGCATCCCGTGGGACGCCATCTGCTGCGGGGCACGGACCGGGCCTTCTCCCTCATGGCGCGAGGGGGGCTCGGCGCGCGGCTGTTCCGTGCCCACGTGGTGCCCCGGGTCGCCACCCGCCTGTTCGGCAGTGCCGCCGCGCAGCGCCGCGTGTCGCGCTTCGTCTCCCAGCTCACCATCCGCTATCGCGAGAGCCCCCTGTCCACCGAGTCCCTGTGGGGCGAGGACGTGGGAGGCGTGAGCCGGCGGCGAGGCCCCGCGCCCGGGGAGCGTGTCCCGGAGATGCCCATCCGGGGGGAGGGTGTGGAGCGCCTGCACCAGGTGCTGCGCGGACCCGAGCACACGCTGCTGCTGTTCACGGGCCTGAAGTTCGAGGCCTCGCGGCGTGGGGAGCTGGTCGCGCTCGCGGGCCGGCTGGAGCAGCGCTACGAGCCCTGGTTGAAGGCGCGCGTGGTGGTGGCCGGAGAGGGCTCGCCCGCCGCCCGGGTGCTGGCCGACGAGGACGGCGCGGTGCATCGCCGCTTCGGCGCCGGGGCGGAGGGGTTCTACCTGGTGCGGCCCGACGGGTATGTGGGCCACCGCGAGTGGCCGCTCGAGACGACGCGGCTGGAAGCGGAGCTCGCGCGCCGGCTGGGCCGGTAG